The following coding sequences lie in one Neorhodopirellula lusitana genomic window:
- the coaE gene encoding dephospho-CoA kinase (Dephospho-CoA kinase (CoaE) performs the final step in coenzyme A biosynthesis.), with protein sequence MNGHPKPHTIGIIGPPCSGKSTVAEQLVRLGGVWINADVIAKDQLEVPEVIDSLVGLLGTSILDDSGQLSRPSIASLVFGEDDASQTRLKQLEAIIHPRTREVIDAEIERAVDSRFVILDVPLLLERDWDSICDEVWCLKISPERHRVLLNARGWDLAELERREKRQLPWAQKQSRADWVIENNGTKEELAAKVLERVNSFEQRT encoded by the coding sequence ATGAATGGACACCCAAAGCCTCACACGATCGGCATTATCGGCCCGCCATGCAGTGGTAAGTCAACCGTCGCTGAGCAGTTGGTTCGTTTGGGCGGGGTTTGGATCAACGCGGACGTGATCGCCAAGGACCAACTCGAAGTTCCCGAAGTCATCGATTCGCTGGTTGGGCTTCTGGGTACGTCGATTCTTGATGATTCTGGCCAGCTATCTCGGCCGTCGATTGCGTCGCTGGTGTTCGGCGAAGACGACGCATCGCAAACTCGATTGAAACAGCTCGAAGCAATCATTCACCCTCGGACTCGCGAGGTCATTGACGCGGAAATCGAGCGGGCGGTCGATTCTCGTTTCGTGATCCTGGATGTTCCGTTGTTGCTGGAACGCGATTGGGATTCAATTTGTGACGAGGTTTGGTGCTTGAAGATTTCGCCCGAGCGACATCGTGTTCTCTTGAACGCACGTGGTTGGGATCTTGCTGAACTCGAACGACGCGAGAAGCGACAACTTCCCTGGGCTCAAAAACAGAGTCGTGCCGACTGGGTGATCGAGAACAACGGAACGAAGGAAGAGTTGGCCGCGAAAGTACTCGAGCGAGTCAACTCGTTCGAGCAGCGGACTTAA
- a CDS encoding DUF1552 domain-containing protein has protein sequence MNTKLTSLDRRRFLRGTGCALALPLFESFASPNYASASVPAPKKRKRLACFYLPDGVPMPAKKDPAYQEWSWFPHGGGTDFQFTKCLEPLTKLKDQCTILGGLSHPAARNVHGHSNADQFLTGANIGGAGEYRNTISLDQVFAAQAGEQTRYSSLVMSTDGGTGTPRGAQTMSFDRNGRPIPAEHKPKRIFDKLFVTSSKHAARQLALSQNALDDLLLDARSLKRTLSKLDQVTLDEYLQSVRDTEIRVEKAKRWVNLPLPEVPSDHLNLDVTPEDPRTYVRTMFELIYLAFKTDSTRVATYQLGRENGVGASDYLARAVGFTLTHQLTHETKQPGGWENFGTYTSFLSEEFGLFASKLKATPEPGGEGTMLDNSLLFYGSASSSFHLSRNYPLILMGGQNMGFKHGQYLRYGEEPEGELPPGDQAFRSEMDYEELPLSNLYVTMLQRLGVETDSFGGNTGTLNEV, from the coding sequence ATGAATACCAAACTGACTTCTTTGGACCGACGACGTTTCCTGCGTGGAACCGGGTGTGCGTTGGCGTTGCCATTGTTCGAATCTTTCGCTTCGCCGAACTACGCGAGTGCAAGTGTTCCGGCTCCGAAAAAACGAAAGCGGTTGGCATGCTTTTATCTCCCCGACGGAGTGCCCATGCCAGCCAAGAAGGATCCCGCGTATCAAGAATGGAGCTGGTTCCCGCATGGCGGGGGAACGGATTTCCAGTTCACGAAGTGCCTCGAACCGCTAACGAAGCTGAAGGATCAGTGCACGATTCTCGGTGGCCTATCGCACCCCGCGGCCCGAAACGTTCACGGCCACTCCAATGCGGATCAGTTCTTGACGGGCGCGAACATCGGTGGCGCCGGCGAATATCGAAACACCATTTCATTGGATCAGGTCTTTGCTGCCCAAGCAGGTGAGCAGACGCGATATAGCTCGCTGGTGATGTCCACCGATGGTGGCACAGGAACGCCTCGTGGCGCTCAAACGATGTCATTCGATCGCAACGGACGTCCGATCCCAGCGGAGCACAAACCGAAAAGAATCTTTGACAAGTTGTTTGTGACCAGCAGCAAGCACGCCGCCCGCCAGTTAGCTCTCAGCCAGAACGCGCTGGATGACTTGTTGTTGGACGCGCGCTCGTTGAAGCGGACCTTGTCCAAACTGGATCAAGTGACGTTGGATGAGTACCTGCAATCGGTCCGGGACACTGAAATTCGAGTGGAAAAGGCCAAACGCTGGGTGAACTTGCCGCTGCCCGAAGTGCCCTCAGACCACCTGAATCTTGATGTGACGCCGGAAGACCCGCGGACCTACGTGCGAACGATGTTCGAGCTAATCTATCTCGCCTTCAAGACCGACTCGACTCGCGTGGCAACCTACCAACTTGGCCGTGAAAACGGTGTAGGTGCAAGCGACTACCTTGCAAGAGCCGTCGGCTTTACCTTGACCCACCAACTCACCCATGAAACCAAACAACCTGGCGGATGGGAGAACTTTGGGACCTACACGAGTTTCCTAAGTGAAGAGTTCGGGCTATTCGCTAGCAAGTTGAAGGCCACTCCGGAGCCCGGTGGGGAGGGGACCATGTTGGACAACTCGCTGCTGTTCTACGGATCGGCATCGAGCAGTTTCCACCTCTCGCGGAACTATCCATTGATTCTGATGGGTGGACAGAACATGGGATTCAAGCACGGCCAGTACTTGCGATATGGAGAAGAACCCGAAGGCGAACTGCCACCCGGGGACCAAGCCTTCCGATCCGAAATGGACTACGAAGAATTGCCCCTGTCCAACCTCTATGTGACGATGCTGCAACGTCTCGGAGTGGAAACGGATTCATTCGGAGGCAACACCGGCACACTCAACGAAGTCTGA
- a CDS encoding DUF1592 domain-containing protein: MILNFDMMRIAGLCVACVLLFRTSLPAADSTPSLTSNTPSSSSNLDVPSLAEVKAEGRQRSDLKNQVQPKVSTVNAEPNLSQFRDEIAPLLNDACVSCHGDEVQENGFRVDTLDPNLIHGDDVDWWVGIINVISNGEMPPEGEVELADESRGKIVDWLSAEIQRASLIRRSEGNHSAFRRMTRYEYNYALQDLLGLPYDFAQDLPPETASEDGFTNSSEVLHMSSVQFEAYRDLSRKALEKAIVQGDRPEPWYWGISMQDAYDRLLVNYEKTIQRVTERNKEYPDQLKRALEIQAKAMEPVRGRPFYKNLLTEQSYRTQWRYVGALYAMEPTRTRREIPSESDHVAILPARQKLIVELGDRIQDSGVLRVRVRACRTSVDDDRVPAMELSFGHQASNNSSAEEVVGHGEHLITASPDSPEFYEWEFPLTEVARNPLRNIAKMGETPNPSEYLKLHNCSTSPSDIQIDYVEVISPAYDQWPPVSHRLVLGQGSNGEDENASAREVLAHFMPKAWRRPVCDSEINQKMRMFDRVRPMCDHFEEAIIEVLATVLSSPNFLYLPRRSVALNDVTTTDVDAESLNLFQLATRLSVFLWCSSPDEELMSKAADGTLANTEVLIAQANRLLADPKAERFSEQFVRGWLGLELLDYLQVDKKAYPGFDDELKSAMQREPIVFFDEVLQQNGSVVDFLHCDYAMVNERLAKHYGIANVYGRGFRRVAFASEDSRGGVLTQAGLLAMNSDGKDSHPLKRGIWLLESVLNDPPPPAPPAVPEIDLADPKIAKMTLKERIENHRNSPACNSCHSKIDPWGIAFENYDAVGRFRNDINGKPVDATSRLFNQQELAGVDGLKRFLLANRQDQFVRALTHKLITFGLGRPLTFSDRAEVEHIAAQARRQGDGLSDLIRLIITSDLFQDGRSSEATN, translated from the coding sequence ATGATTTTGAATTTCGATATGATGCGAATTGCTGGGTTGTGTGTTGCGTGTGTCCTGTTGTTCAGGACTTCGTTGCCAGCGGCGGACAGTACGCCCTCTTTGACATCGAACACGCCTTCTTCGTCATCCAACCTGGATGTCCCCTCCCTTGCGGAAGTGAAGGCGGAAGGCCGTCAACGCTCTGATCTGAAGAATCAAGTGCAGCCCAAGGTGAGCACCGTTAACGCGGAGCCAAACCTGAGTCAGTTTCGCGATGAAATTGCACCACTCTTAAACGACGCCTGTGTTTCTTGTCATGGAGACGAGGTCCAGGAAAATGGCTTTCGAGTCGACACGCTCGATCCCAATCTGATTCACGGCGACGATGTCGATTGGTGGGTGGGAATCATCAATGTGATTAGCAATGGGGAAATGCCACCGGAGGGCGAAGTCGAACTGGCGGATGAAAGTCGCGGCAAAATCGTTGACTGGCTTTCGGCCGAGATCCAGCGTGCGTCACTGATTCGGCGCAGCGAAGGTAACCATTCGGCTTTCCGGCGAATGACGCGATACGAATACAACTATGCCCTCCAAGACCTACTGGGGTTGCCCTACGACTTCGCCCAAGACCTGCCACCCGAAACCGCCTCGGAAGACGGCTTCACTAATAGTTCCGAGGTCCTGCACATGTCGTCGGTGCAGTTCGAAGCGTATCGCGATTTGAGTCGCAAAGCACTGGAAAAGGCAATCGTGCAAGGCGATCGTCCTGAACCATGGTACTGGGGAATCTCGATGCAGGACGCCTATGACAGGCTTCTTGTCAACTATGAAAAGACGATCCAAAGGGTGACTGAAAGGAACAAGGAGTATCCGGATCAGCTGAAGCGAGCGTTGGAAATCCAGGCGAAGGCGATGGAGCCTGTTCGCGGTAGGCCCTTTTACAAGAACTTGTTGACCGAACAGTCTTACAGAACACAATGGCGTTACGTCGGCGCACTTTATGCAATGGAACCCACCAGGACTCGACGAGAGATTCCGTCTGAGTCCGATCATGTGGCGATCCTGCCAGCACGCCAAAAGTTGATTGTCGAACTTGGGGATCGGATCCAAGATTCGGGGGTACTGCGAGTTCGAGTACGTGCTTGCCGCACTTCGGTTGATGACGACCGTGTACCAGCGATGGAGCTGTCGTTTGGACATCAAGCCAGCAACAACTCGAGTGCTGAAGAAGTGGTCGGTCATGGCGAACACTTGATTACGGCGTCACCTGATTCGCCCGAATTTTACGAGTGGGAATTTCCGTTGACCGAAGTGGCACGGAACCCGCTTCGTAACATCGCGAAAATGGGTGAGACTCCCAATCCGTCGGAGTACCTGAAGTTGCACAATTGCTCGACGTCGCCGAGCGATATCCAGATCGACTACGTCGAAGTGATTTCACCGGCTTACGATCAGTGGCCGCCCGTATCGCACCGCCTTGTTCTGGGCCAAGGATCCAATGGCGAAGATGAGAATGCTTCCGCTCGCGAGGTGCTGGCCCACTTCATGCCGAAAGCTTGGCGACGTCCGGTATGCGATTCTGAAATCAATCAGAAAATGCGAATGTTCGATCGCGTGCGACCCATGTGCGATCACTTTGAAGAAGCCATCATCGAAGTGCTCGCGACCGTACTTTCGTCACCAAACTTCCTGTATCTGCCACGTCGAAGTGTTGCGTTAAATGACGTAACGACAACGGATGTCGATGCAGAGTCGTTGAATTTGTTCCAGCTTGCGACTCGTTTGTCGGTCTTCCTTTGGTGCAGTTCTCCGGACGAAGAACTGATGAGCAAAGCGGCCGATGGGACACTGGCGAATACCGAAGTGTTAATCGCCCAGGCGAACCGCTTGTTGGCCGATCCCAAAGCTGAACGTTTTAGCGAGCAGTTCGTTCGTGGTTGGCTTGGGCTAGAACTACTTGACTACTTGCAGGTCGACAAAAAGGCCTACCCCGGGTTCGACGACGAATTGAAGTCGGCTATGCAGCGAGAACCGATTGTCTTTTTCGATGAGGTGCTTCAGCAAAATGGAAGCGTTGTTGATTTTTTGCACTGCGACTATGCGATGGTCAACGAACGGCTAGCAAAGCACTATGGCATCGCGAATGTTTACGGCCGTGGATTCCGGCGGGTCGCTTTCGCATCGGAAGACTCGCGTGGAGGCGTTCTCACACAGGCAGGGCTGTTAGCAATGAACTCCGACGGAAAGGATTCTCATCCGCTGAAGCGTGGCATTTGGTTGCTGGAAAGTGTGCTGAACGACCCACCGCCGCCAGCACCGCCCGCGGTTCCTGAAATTGATCTGGCAGATCCCAAAATTGCCAAGATGACCTTGAAGGAACGCATCGAGAATCATCGCAACAGTCCGGCCTGCAATTCGTGCCACTCCAAGATCGATCCTTGGGGGATCGCGTTTGAGAACTACGATGCGGTGGGACGCTTTCGGAATGATATCAATGGGAAGCCAGTCGATGCGACGAGTCGTTTGTTCAATCAACAGGAACTCGCAGGCGTTGACGGCCTGAAACGATTCCTCCTCGCCAACCGACAAGATCAGTTTGTGCGTGCTTTGACTCACAAGCTCATCACGTTCGGACTCGGGCGTCCACTGACGTTCAGCGACCGCGCGGAAGTCGAGCACATCGCAGCGCAAGCACGTCGACAGGGTGATGGCCTGTCGGATTTGATTCGTTTGATTATCACCAGTGATCTATTCCAGGATGGCCGGTCCTCTGAGGCAACGAACTAG
- a CDS encoding response regulator transcription factor yields MSVRILVVEDEPGIADFLVRGLTEEGYAVTHVEDGSHAWLRLQSETWDLVVLDWWFPGEDGLQILKRFRQKDRSTPVLFLTARDGVRERVTGLDAGADDYLTKPFAFEEMLARVRSLLRRKGQVDSLHLEYQGIRIDLAQQRATRGEMPLDLTAKELSLLTMFLRHPGRVLTRTRIYETVWDERFDGLSNTLEVHVKELRRKLEKLGPRVIQTRRGQGYILESSH; encoded by the coding sequence ATGAGCGTTCGGATTTTGGTTGTCGAGGATGAACCGGGCATCGCCGACTTCCTGGTGCGTGGATTGACCGAGGAAGGCTACGCAGTCACCCATGTCGAAGACGGCAGTCATGCTTGGTTGCGATTGCAGTCTGAGACATGGGATCTGGTCGTTCTGGATTGGTGGTTCCCGGGCGAAGACGGGTTACAGATTCTGAAACGCTTCCGGCAAAAAGATCGCTCCACTCCGGTTCTTTTCCTGACCGCACGTGATGGCGTCAGGGAGCGGGTCACCGGCCTGGATGCTGGCGCGGACGACTACCTGACCAAGCCGTTTGCGTTTGAAGAGATGCTGGCGAGAGTTCGTTCGCTGTTGCGCCGGAAAGGGCAAGTGGATTCTCTTCACTTGGAATACCAAGGCATCCGCATCGACCTTGCTCAACAACGGGCTACTCGTGGTGAGATGCCACTTGATTTGACCGCCAAAGAGCTATCACTGTTGACCATGTTCCTGCGTCATCCTGGCCGAGTCCTGACACGGACGCGGATCTATGAAACCGTTTGGGACGAGCGTTTCGACGGACTTTCCAATACCCTGGAGGTGCATGTCAAAGAACTTCGACGCAAGTTAGAAAAGCTCGGCCCGCGGGTCATTCAAACGCGGCGTGGCCAGGGGTACATATTGGAATCGTCTCATTAA
- a CDS encoding AAA family ATPase — protein sequence MSTVENMQADAEAFRGRYAEVKEMIGRVIVGHTEIVDGVLTAMLCRGHVLLEGVPGLGKTMLVRTLSEVLDLQFNRIQFTPDLMPADILGTNMIVEEESGRRKFEFQRGPVFTQILLADEINRATPKTQSAMLETMQEGTVTAGGQRFELSQPFFVLATQNPIEQEGTYPLPEAQMDRFLFKLVVGYSSREELGTIVDRTTRGEKIDVDKIMDGEEIIRWQKLVREVILAPHVQDYLVRLTMATHPDGAHSVPITNQYVRWGSSPRGAQTLALTAKVRALLDGRFNVSFEDIRRVFLPAMRHRVLLNFEAQAEGIDTDQVLLDILEKVPEKAD from the coding sequence ATGTCTACCGTCGAAAACATGCAAGCTGATGCGGAAGCCTTCCGCGGTCGGTATGCCGAGGTCAAGGAGATGATTGGCCGGGTGATCGTGGGTCACACCGAGATCGTCGACGGCGTCCTGACAGCCATGCTTTGCCGCGGCCATGTGCTTTTGGAAGGGGTGCCTGGGCTCGGGAAAACGATGTTGGTCCGAACACTTTCCGAAGTGCTCGACCTGCAATTCAATCGGATTCAGTTCACCCCTGACTTGATGCCGGCTGATATTCTTGGCACGAACATGATCGTCGAGGAAGAATCCGGGCGACGGAAATTCGAATTCCAACGCGGGCCGGTGTTCACCCAGATCTTGCTTGCTGACGAGATCAACCGCGCGACGCCGAAAACCCAATCGGCCATGCTGGAAACGATGCAAGAAGGGACCGTCACGGCAGGCGGCCAGCGGTTCGAGCTGTCGCAACCGTTCTTTGTCCTCGCGACCCAAAACCCGATCGAGCAAGAGGGCACCTACCCGTTGCCCGAAGCTCAGATGGACCGGTTCCTGTTCAAGTTAGTCGTTGGCTATTCGTCGCGTGAGGAACTCGGCACGATTGTCGACCGCACAACGCGTGGCGAAAAGATCGATGTCGATAAGATCATGGACGGCGAAGAGATCATTCGCTGGCAAAAGTTGGTCCGCGAAGTGATTTTGGCCCCACATGTCCAGGACTATTTGGTGCGATTGACGATGGCAACGCACCCCGATGGTGCTCACAGCGTGCCGATCACGAACCAATACGTGCGATGGGGCAGCAGCCCGCGCGGAGCTCAGACACTGGCCTTGACCGCGAAGGTTCGCGCCTTGCTAGACGGCCGGTTCAACGTTTCCTTTGAAGACATCCGGCGAGTGTTCCTGCCGGCGATGCGTCACCGGGTGCTGTTGAACTTTGAGGCCCAAGCCGAGGGCATCGACACCGACCAAGTTTTGCTGGACATTCTTGAAAAGGTTCCTGAGAAGGCAGATTGA
- a CDS encoding peroxiredoxin-like family protein yields MSTLKSQTDAQIEKSRQAKPEFMKGVEDLIAQAKEFKTGSDAIQVAAKAPSFELPDSTGTPVRLDDLLARGKVVVTFYRGDWCPYCNLQLRALQARIAEIHDLGAELVAISPQFPDGSMSVTERVGLEFTVLSDQNAEVAGEYGVAWQVPEMLLDHMRKDRNLDLADINKGNGTILPIPATFVLNADGIVTWRYVDVDYRGRAEPDDIIAALKAS; encoded by the coding sequence ATGAGCACTCTTAAATCACAGACTGACGCACAGATTGAAAAGTCACGCCAAGCCAAGCCCGAATTCATGAAAGGGGTGGAGGACCTGATCGCCCAAGCGAAAGAGTTCAAGACGGGAAGCGACGCGATTCAGGTGGCAGCCAAAGCACCCAGCTTTGAGCTTCCCGATTCGACCGGCACCCCCGTACGCCTTGACGACCTGTTGGCTCGTGGCAAAGTGGTCGTGACTTTCTATCGTGGCGATTGGTGTCCCTATTGCAACCTGCAACTCCGGGCGTTGCAGGCACGCATCGCGGAAATCCACGACCTCGGGGCGGAGTTGGTGGCGATCAGCCCCCAGTTTCCTGATGGATCCATGTCGGTCACCGAACGAGTTGGGCTGGAGTTTACCGTTCTATCCGACCAGAACGCGGAGGTGGCGGGCGAGTACGGCGTGGCCTGGCAAGTGCCGGAGATGCTGTTGGATCACATGCGAAAAGACCGCAATCTTGACCTGGCCGATATCAACAAGGGCAACGGCACGATCCTACCGATCCCCGCCACCTTTGTTCTAAACGCCGACGGAATCGTGACGTGGCGGTACGTCGATGTGGATTACCGAGGGCGAGCCGAACCGGACGACATCATCGCCGCACTGAAGGCAAGCTGA
- a CDS encoding zinc ribbon domain-containing protein yields the protein MAASAPTEVSTPLLRRLHRILQQQADLQGQARRGPMQLKAVGAAVVAAETEVSQAATALKKARMVSDEKQLQLQTREAHVADLNRKLNEAASNKEFTLLKEQIAADEQANSVQSDEIFEILERIDTLTGQVKEKEGLLAEAQAENEKRVAEIKQRQERVAADLARVEIQLEEAETEIPSVVKADWKRLIEARGEEAFAPIEGESCGGCSQTLTTQVASLLMLSKLTYCPNCNCILYLPEDRSV from the coding sequence ATGGCCGCCAGCGCCCCTACCGAAGTCAGCACACCGCTCTTGCGACGACTGCACCGCATCCTTCAGCAACAAGCGGATTTACAGGGGCAGGCCCGGCGAGGACCGATGCAACTGAAGGCGGTCGGCGCGGCCGTCGTGGCTGCGGAAACCGAAGTGAGTCAAGCCGCCACGGCACTGAAGAAGGCGAGGATGGTGTCGGATGAAAAACAGCTTCAACTGCAAACCCGCGAGGCGCATGTCGCCGACCTGAACCGCAAGTTGAACGAAGCGGCATCGAACAAAGAGTTCACGCTTTTGAAGGAACAAATTGCGGCCGACGAGCAGGCCAACAGCGTTCAAAGCGACGAGATCTTCGAAATCCTCGAGCGTATCGACACGCTCACCGGGCAAGTGAAAGAAAAGGAGGGGCTTCTGGCGGAGGCGCAGGCGGAAAACGAGAAACGTGTCGCTGAGATCAAGCAACGTCAAGAACGCGTTGCCGCTGACCTGGCTCGCGTCGAGATCCAATTGGAAGAGGCCGAAACTGAAATACCATCGGTGGTGAAAGCAGACTGGAAACGCCTGATTGAAGCTCGCGGCGAAGAAGCGTTTGCACCCATTGAAGGCGAATCGTGCGGCGGGTGTTCACAAACCCTGACCACGCAAGTCGCCAGCCTCTTGATGTTGTCCAAGCTGACGTATTGCCCCAACTGCAATTGCATCCTGTACCTGCCAGAAGACCGAAGTGTTTGA
- a CDS encoding sulfatase-like hydrolase/transferase, whose protein sequence is MARSNYQPIRLACYSLVLLTASVLAVASPAYAEAQKNVVILLADDLGWGDVGFHGGSAQTPNIDGLAAEGVQLNRFYAYPSCSPARAALLTGRFPHRYGIVDPVRPRDEGLPASEVLLPSAFGKAGYETSLIGKWHLGVAGDNANPSQRGFDQFYGFMDASVDYYKHTGLRGQLDWQRNGKTINEEGYSTDLLANEAVRQINARDKRKPFCMVVSFNAPHSPFQAPEALIAKYRGRLNERAATYAAMIDSLDQGIGRILGEIDQQNLRNDTIIVFTSDNGAVRIGNNAPFRGLKRDVYDGGIHVPCVIRAPGLLKAGTENEQLSAIHDLFPTLAEAAGVAITPSKPLDGTSLWSRLVSGKPASRTIVIAENDHAIIRDDWKLIQLDEGNTELYNLQSDRSEAKNLAQTEAKTASQLLSKLAQYKVVVKTDGPATDVFETFVADRDTTKVLTASPTGNLQEGESLARATLRGDVKYGVLGDPRTESNGRGVRLLSGEDSDGNGTFAGEASLTSTEVSPDQRWYRFYVSGLAQDNFAVEQDELYLKVEFFQKNGSDSLDLIKERIYPQVMQERKDFFDKDTNESLGHGMWRTYAMDFRTPFPEVDTVKLSVGFAGGKGELKRSEFWVNSMDLESIDTPKKYLATKPNIRNFPQPDAKTLVALGGRWYYDPQGGSKQVPKQFDYTNSDQLLYKSGRFEAPFAGNMSSWLRAGYKDFDGELVDKDQYKPYAVVIMVEKDHIVMRSRNLPNHPTATFPDKWRMLDGNPSYIQEKANTWYLPKYPKLAKDPIAMDAKNANGALPMGPIGVATNGVIFFNPFDHIFETDAVWRLDRCCGHPSPQSAYHYHKYPVCVKTPWSDEGKMHSSVIGFAFDGLPVYGPYEADGLLAKDDKSNPLNDFNLHTDKERGPHYHVTPGKFPHIIGGYFGEVDPMNGRGRRER, encoded by the coding sequence ATGGCCCGATCGAATTATCAACCTATCCGACTCGCCTGCTACTCGCTGGTGCTGTTGACTGCCTCCGTTCTGGCGGTTGCTTCGCCTGCGTATGCGGAAGCTCAAAAGAACGTTGTCATCTTGCTCGCTGATGATCTCGGGTGGGGCGACGTCGGCTTTCACGGTGGAAGTGCTCAAACGCCAAACATCGATGGCTTGGCAGCCGAAGGCGTCCAGTTAAATCGCTTTTATGCCTACCCCTCCTGCAGCCCAGCGCGGGCGGCATTGCTGACCGGCAGGTTTCCGCATCGCTATGGAATTGTTGATCCAGTGCGACCACGCGATGAAGGCTTGCCAGCCAGCGAGGTGTTGCTTCCGTCAGCTTTCGGGAAAGCTGGCTATGAAACCAGTCTGATTGGCAAGTGGCATCTCGGCGTCGCCGGTGACAATGCGAACCCCAGCCAACGCGGCTTCGACCAGTTTTATGGGTTCATGGATGCGTCGGTGGACTATTACAAGCACACCGGACTTCGCGGCCAACTCGATTGGCAACGCAACGGCAAAACGATCAACGAGGAAGGGTATTCCACCGACTTACTGGCAAACGAAGCGGTGCGTCAGATTAACGCTCGTGACAAACGCAAGCCGTTTTGCATGGTCGTGTCATTCAACGCGCCTCACTCGCCGTTTCAGGCACCCGAAGCTTTGATCGCCAAGTACCGCGGTCGATTGAATGAGCGTGCAGCGACATATGCGGCGATGATTGACTCGTTGGACCAGGGAATCGGTCGCATTCTTGGTGAGATCGATCAACAGAATTTGCGAAACGACACCATCATCGTGTTCACGTCCGACAACGGTGCCGTGCGAATCGGAAACAACGCTCCGTTTCGTGGACTCAAGCGAGACGTCTACGACGGCGGGATTCACGTTCCTTGCGTCATCCGTGCACCTGGCTTGTTGAAAGCCGGAACCGAAAATGAACAGCTTAGCGCCATTCACGATCTATTCCCAACGCTCGCCGAAGCCGCCGGAGTCGCGATCACTCCATCAAAGCCGCTTGATGGGACAAGCCTTTGGTCTCGATTGGTCAGTGGCAAGCCTGCATCAAGAACGATCGTCATCGCCGAAAACGATCATGCAATCATTCGTGACGATTGGAAATTGATCCAGTTGGACGAGGGCAACACTGAACTCTACAACCTGCAGTCGGATCGCTCGGAGGCAAAGAATCTGGCACAAACCGAGGCCAAGACCGCCTCGCAGTTGCTGTCCAAACTGGCTCAGTACAAGGTCGTCGTCAAAACCGATGGACCCGCAACGGATGTCTTCGAGACTTTCGTTGCCGATCGCGACACGACAAAAGTCTTGACGGCTTCTCCGACTGGAAATTTGCAAGAGGGCGAGTCGCTCGCAAGGGCCACTCTCAGAGGCGACGTGAAGTACGGTGTGCTGGGCGATCCGCGTACTGAATCCAACGGACGCGGTGTGCGTCTGCTTTCCGGTGAAGATTCCGATGGCAACGGTACTTTCGCTGGCGAGGCTTCGCTGACTAGCACCGAAGTTTCCCCCGACCAGCGTTGGTATCGCTTCTACGTCTCCGGTCTCGCACAGGATAACTTTGCCGTCGAACAGGACGAGCTGTATTTGAAAGTCGAGTTTTTCCAAAAGAACGGCTCCGATTCACTGGACCTAATCAAAGAACGAATCTACCCGCAGGTCATGCAGGAACGCAAAGACTTCTTCGACAAGGACACCAACGAAAGCCTTGGCCACGGGATGTGGCGAACCTACGCGATGGACTTCCGCACCCCGTTTCCGGAAGTCGATACGGTGAAGCTGAGTGTTGGTTTCGCCGGTGGCAAGGGCGAGCTGAAACGTAGCGAGTTTTGGGTGAATTCAATGGACCTGGAGTCGATTGATACCCCAAAGAAGTATCTCGCTACCAAACCAAACATCCGCAACTTCCCGCAACCGGACGCCAAGACGCTTGTTGCACTCGGTGGCCGTTGGTACTACGACCCACAAGGCGGCAGCAAACAGGTGCCGAAGCAATTTGATTACACGAACTCCGATCAACTGCTTTACAAGTCCGGACGCTTTGAGGCACCTTTCGCAGGGAATATGTCGTCGTGGCTGCGAGCTGGCTACAAAGACTTTGACGGCGAGCTCGTCGACAAAGATCAATACAAACCGTACGCGGTCGTGATTATGGTTGAAAAGGATCACATCGTGATGCGAAGCCGCAACCTACCGAATCACCCAACGGCAACGTTCCCGGATAAGTGGAGAATGCTGGATGGCAATCCCTCTTACATTCAAGAAAAAGCGAACACGTGGTATTTGCCCAAGTATCCCAAACTGGCGAAGGATCCCATCGCGATGGACGCCAAGAACGCCAACGGCGCACTTCCGATGGGGCCGATCGGTGTCGCGACCAACGGTGTGATCTTCTTCAACCCGTTCGATCACATCTTTGAAACCGATGCCGTGTGGCGACTCGATCGCTGTTGCGGTCACCCAAGTCCACAAAGTGCGTATCACTATCACAAGTATCCGGTGTGCGTGAAGACGCCCTGGAGTGACGAAGGCAAGATGCATTCGTCAGTCATCGGCTTCGCGTTCGACGGTTTGCCAGTCTACGGTCCCTACGAGGCCGACGGCTTGTTGGCAAAGGATGACAAGTCGAATCCGCTCAACGATTTCAACTTGCACACTGACAAAGAACGCGGCCCACACTACCACGTCACGCCAGGCAAGTTCCCCCACATCATCGGTGGCTATTTCGGAGAAGTCGACCCAATGAACGGTCGCGGTCGCCGAGAGAGGTAG